The segment GGAAAGAGGGCATCGCCATGCTATTCATCTCTCACGATTTGGCCGTGGTCGAGCGCGTCGCCGATCGAATTGCGGTGATGTACCAGGGAAAGATTGTCGAGGAAGCAAATACTGACCGTCTGATTTCCAGTCCGCAGCATTCCTATACCAAGTCGCTCCTTGCTGCGGTTCCCGAAGCAGATCCGGGCAGAAAACGAAAAAGGAGGAAAGGAGGTTAATCAATATGAGGAGATTGATAAAAAGTGGAAAACTTTTAACCTTAAGCGGAGCAACCCAGATGTGGCTTCTAGTGATTCCTATCGCGCTGATGCCTATCGGTTCCCTGTTTTTTGACCTGGAGGCGGCGCAAGCGCCGAAAGCCAGCGTCGGCAAACCTTACAAAGTGGCCGAGGTCGATATTACGGGGGCGGTTTCCCCAAATGGGTGCTTCCTTACTTATACGGACTGGACTACCGGCGATCTGGCTGTTCACAGCACAGACGCAAAGTTGTACGTGTGTGACCATACCGGAGCCCGGCGTAGCTAAAAGTAGCGCTCAACCCAGCGGCAGTTTCGATCTGTTCCATTGTTTGTAAGGCGGCAACCTTTTAGTGAACACAATATAATGTGGTTAGCCAAACGTGAAATGTCAATATATTGTATATCCTTTTAATCTTTCGACTTTTTACGAGTTCGTCATACATTATTTAGTAAAATAAAAATCTGATCCGTGTGTCCCCAGTTCGATTTTGGGAGGTGCTACTGCTTAAGCCCTGTAATATTAAAATAGTACAGGGCTTTTTGTTTGATTTCAATTTAACTGGTTTTGACTCATATTTACAACTTTTTTATTAGCGTCACAGTGCTTAAAATATTGAGATTGTATGTTGTAAATAATTCCGATTCCAACTCCCGTATACATTCGAAAAATGAAGGGGTAGGGTCAGATATATTAATGTCCTAAAATTTTCCAGAATTTTTTCCAAGGAGCCCGGCATAGTTTTAAAGTTTAGTTTTTCTTAAATCCGGATCGCTGATCTCACAATCATGCTGGTCTTTCTTTTGACGAAGAATTTCATACTCACCTGAATTTTTCTTTTTTATACGAAAATTAAACTTTATATGCCTTTTCCGTACGTTTTGTGAGCGACTCAACTTTTTCTACTTCCCCGGTTAATTCAATGAAACCACAGGTCATGCATATTCGCGAGTTGATGGTCATGTTACCCGGAACCAGCTGCAGAAACTTTGTAGCTTTTGGACGAAAGGATATAGTGCCTGACGATTGAACCGCACCCTCCTCAAAATCATCGGATCCGCATCTGATACATTTATATTCGACTATCATAAAACCTCCATAAAAAATTATTTATTTACATTTCATGTTATCGGTATGAATTTTAAAATATTTATAAAATTGTTAGTTGAATTAAATAATTTCATAGAGGTGTGAGACCACAAACGTGATACGGTAGACCCTTCGACTGAGCTCAGGACATGTGGCAGAAGTGAAACGTGAGACAGTGAAACGGAGAATCTGAAAATTTCAATACTCAAGAAAATCATTGGTTTTGGATTTCTTAACTAGTACTATCCAATATCGTTTTACCGGAAATATCTCCTGACTAAAATCAAAAACTATTTTTTTTGCTATGACAATAAAGATTACCGTAACAAAGAGGGATATTGTTAGGCGTGTAGCTCGACAAGTTGATGAGAAACTTCCCTTAGCAGAAAAAGTTGTATCTGCATTGTTTACGATTTTACGAGAAGTTATGGCCGAAGCTGATCCTGAAGTAAGGATTGAGATTCGTGATTTCGGTGTTTTCGAAGTAAAGACGACAAAAGCAAAGCCCAAAGCACGTAACCCCAAAACCGGTGAGAGTGTTTATGTTCCCCCAAGAAGGAAAACTCATTTCAAACCAGAAAAATTACTTAAAAAGGAGTTAAAAACCTCTCTGAACAATATAGGTGTATTCTGCAACAGCCTGCACGACGGGATGACATAGTTGGAAGTTTTAAACATCAAAGCATGATTCATGAATTATTCAGTTTAATTAATTATTTACATAACATCGTTTTATTTGATGTTGAAAAAACGAAGAGATATGAATAAATTCCAAAAAACAGACCAGGATTATAGGTACAATATTTTAATTGAAAACAAAAAATGAAGGAAAAAGCATAGCATAAAAATTCATTCACTATTTTTAGGCACAATATATTGCAAAATATTATAAAAATTAGAGTGTCTTGCGGTAATTTTCGGAATAATTTCCTTTATATTGTCGTTTAGATGGTTGTAAAAAGTCAAAGATGAACCTCAATAAGGAGGGCTGGAGATGCTACGACAGAAAATGAAACCAATTGTCCTCTTGGCGTGGATATTTCTCTTAAGCTGTACTGATTCTTCCACTGGACCAGCAGGACCTACTGTAGAGTCAAGGGATGGGAAATTCTTTATCGTGGATCGAACCGGAAAAAGTTGGGATGTCACCCACGCTAAGGAAAAGTACAATATGGACCCATTCGCGTTTCAATTTGGCTTAGGGCCTTTTGCCATAACACCACTCCTGAATCCGGAAATGCTTGCCCCAGGCGATCCTGGTTACCCCGAGGTTCCATCTCCTTTTATGGTACTAGGGGTTAGTCTGGCTAATGACCCGCGAGCCTATCCCATTAGAGTTTTATCGTGGCATGAGATTGCCGATGAGGTGTTCGGCGAAACCCATGTTGCGGTAGCATACTGACCGCTCGTCGATTTGGCTGCCGTGTACAGCCGTGAGATAGATGATAAGGTACTAACCCTAAGTGCAAGCGGTTGGACCTTTGATAACACTTTCGTTTTGTTTGACTATGAAACTGAAAGCCTCTGGTATCATTTGCCGGGAGAGGTCGGACTGACTTGCATAAGTGGTCAATACGCCGATCGGAAACTTGCGGAGTTTCCATCGACAAAGACAAGGTGGAATACTTGGAGAGACGCCCATCCGACATCTAAGTTTCTCAAATAAATTGTTCAATTTGAAAAAGCACGAAAGATAGTATAAAAAATGTATAACGGATTAAAACACAAAAGTTAAATGAATCTCGAAGGAGAGCTGAAAGAAAAGCTGATTTGCGTACAAAATATGGAACGGTTATAGCTCAAAAAATAATAAACCAGAAAATATGGCTTGGAATGTCTGCAGAAATGGCACGTAAAAGTGGGGAGAGCCTAATTCAATAAATAAATCAGTGGGAAGTTTTGGATTACACTAACAATGGATATATCAAAATAATTACCTTTATTTTGAAAATGGTATTCTTAATAGTTGGCAGGAATCAAAATAAAATAAATATTTCGGATAAAGTTTTGAATGATATTTGACATTATTGACGGTCACAAAAAGTCTCTTATCTACGAAACGGATACTAGAGATTTATTGTTTTATCTTGCTCTAATTGTATATTCGTTTTTAATGTGAAAATTGATAAAAGAGACTAAATTCACAACAATATATCAATATATATTATATTAAATTAAGTATTTAGTGTCTGAACGAAAACTCGACAACTAGTGTCATTCCGGTAATCTTCCCTGCTAAAAACATGCAGGGACAAGCTTGAGCCGGAATCTAATCATTTCAAGCAGGTAGATTCCCGCTAAAAATATGCGGGAATGACAGAAAGGATGTATTTGTTCAGACACTAATTATTGAATCCATTGATTGGTAATAGGCATGTCGAAGTCTTGTCCGCTAGTCAATGGATTTTTTGTTTCATAATGATGTAAAGGTATTGATAATGAAGTCAGAAAAACAAAGAGCACTAAATCTATTTAATGATTTTTTTAGAGCTGTGATCTGATGAAGGTGAAATAATGGCTGAACATTTGAGATTGATAAACTGAAAGAAGAGTGAAAGAGTTAATTATAAAATAATAAATAATAATGTTGGAAAGTACGTGAAGTGCAAAAAATTATTTAACTTGATCTATTCATAAACCTTATCACTGTTAATCGAGGAAATGATCTTTTTAAGATATTTTATGCTTATCATGCAGGCTTTTTCAAATGTATGGAAATAGATCCCGTCACGTGACGGGATGACATAGTTTGGAGGTTTAAGCATGAAAGCATGATTCATGAATTATTCAGGTTAATTTACTTTCAAATAAAGGACATGATTAATTGGGAATCTTAATATTTTTCCCATCAAACAATTTGATTAAGATCTAAGATTTTCATTGATTTTTAACTTATCAACTAGTATTATGCAGCATCTATGGATAAAAAGAGACAAGATCAAGATAGTATTTTATATGCAGGTTGATAAGTGCATTGTTTACCTTCGGGGTTGATAAATAGATAGCAACTTTTTTCTTGTCAGATTGTTTAAATTAAAATTTTATAAAATAAATTTTCCAAATCTTTTGTTACTATATCGATTAAATAGTACTAACCAAATTAAGTTCTTAATTCCGAAAATGAGATAGCATCTATAAATGCGAATTGGGATTGACGCCACATCTTTACCTATTTGCCCGGCTGGCGCTGGTCGGTATCTTTGTAATTTGATTAGCAATTTGGCAAAGGTTGATGCAAATAATGAATATTTTATCTTTTTAAAGCGAAGAGATTTTTACCATTTTTCAAATCTATCCGGAAATTTTGATCTAATTGGATTACCGAATTTTTCTCGCATTCCCCGTATTGCCTGGGAAATGGGTCGGCCAAAATATTTTTCAAAAAAAATGGGTTTGGATGTTTGGCATTCACCACATTATGTTGCTCCAATCGGATTTGTCAATACTAGGTTGGTTGTCACGATCCATGATTTAACATTCTTCCTTTTCCCGCAATTGTATTCTTTCTCCCGCCGGTTTAGTTTTCAGAAATTCATTAACCAGGCAGTGAACCACGCTGATGCGTTGATCACTGTATCCCAAAGCACACAAAATGACCTGACTTCACTTTTTCCCCAGGCTGAAGCGAAAACAACAACCATCCACTCAGGAATCGAACCGTACCCCAATAATGGCTATAGCATTGAACAGAAATCTCGCACAAAAAACTATTTGACAGACGGTTACCCTTATATTCTTTTTGTAGGTACGTTAGACCGGCGAAAGAATATTCCCTTGCTCATATCTGCGTTTTCAGAACTGGTTCAAAATAAAGGCATTACACACCATCTGGTCATTGTTGGTCAAGCTGGTAACGATTTGAACTGCGTACGAAGAGAAATTCAATCTGCCAGGTTAGAAAACCGCATTCATCTCACTGGATATGTGAACGAAAAAAAATTGCAGTCTTTATACCGGGGAGCTGAATTATTTGTTTGTCCTTCCATGTACGAAGGATTTGGTTTCCCTGTGCTGGAAGCAATGGCTTATGGCGTTCCAACTCTTTGTTCGGATGTTGGTGCAACAGCTGAGATCGCTAGTTGGCCTGGTATGCGTTTCGAGCCCGGGGACAAAAAGCAACTGATAACCAAAATGGCCGGGGTATTGTTTGATGTACGGTTTAGAGAAGATTTGATCCAAAAAGGCTTGGCCAGAGCCGGTGATTTCTCATGGGAAAATACCGCCCGAAAAACAGTTGATTTGTATGAGCAGGTAGGCGTAAAAAGATCCTATAAAACATATGATCGATCTTTCCACGGTTCCAAAAAAACAGGAAAAAATATCCCCGGATCCAGTTATGCATCACCAACGGGTATTCGAGAAGCCATCCTTCAGACCCTCCTGTTTTCAGACTTATTCGATTATCCTTTAACGCTGGAGGAAATCCATCGTGATTTGATAGCATATCCAGCATCTGCAAAAAGCATTCAAAAAGAATTAGAAAGCGAGCTGTTAAAAAAAGAAATTCAATTTTTCGATTGTTATTATTTTCTCAAAGGACGTCAAAATCTCGTTTCACTCCGGCTGCAAAAAAAGGATAAGACAAAAAAGCTTTTACAAAAATACCGTAGAACACTGAGAAGGATCTGCAGTTTTCCTTTTGTGAAAGCGGTAGCTCTGACCGGAACAATAGCTTTCGAAAATGTTAATGGTAACGATGATATCGATCTGGTGCTTATCGTGGATGGACGAAGAACCTGGATTACCTATCTGATGCTGGTCTTGTTTCTAAAAGTGATCGGCAAAAGAAACATAATGTGTATTAATTACCTGGAGGGATATTCTCGACCCACTTTACCAGAACAAAACTTTTTCACAGCTCATCAAATTGCCCACCTGTGTCCAATATCAGGGAACGGAGAATTTGTCCATTATTGGCAGGCCAACAATTGGATCTACGATTTTTTACCCCACGCCGGCTTAACAGGAGTAAATGACGGATTTTTCAATATTCAAAAATCGCGAGTCAGTAAATTTTTAAAAATGATGTTATCCAATCCTTTTTTCGATCGGCTGGAAAATTTTGTTTACCGGAATTACTCGAAACGAATTCGAACAATTACAGCAGAATTACAGAACAGCAGAATCTGGATCGATCGCCAGCGAATTCAACTTTTCACCAATGATCATCAGGAACGAATCATGACAAAATTCAATAAAAGAATATTATCTCACTAAATGCCAGATGTAATCATAGGACAATCTTATTTTCTGCGCTTTGATCCTAAACTATGGGAGGCAAAGCAACCCTACCCCCCGCTTGGTTCGCTCTATGCTGCCAGCTACCTGGAGAAAAAAGGCTATGATGTAGCGTTCTTCGATGCCATGCTGGCAGAATCTGAATCGGATTGGCAAGACGCCTTGAGAAAATATCAACCCAGGTATGCGGTTCTGTTCGAAGACAATTTTAACTATCTCAGCAAAATGTGTCTTTTGCGTATGCGGGAAGCTGCATTTCAAATGTGCAAAATGGCTAAAAATGTCGGATGTGTTGTTATTGTTTGCGGTTCCGATGCTACCGACCACCCGGGTAAATATTTCGCGGCCGGCGCTGATTATGTTTTGCGCGGCGAAGGCGAACTAACACTTGGGGAACTGTTGGACGAATTATCCGGTCGTACCACAACTGGTATCCATCAAATAAAATCTTTGTTTTGGCCGAATGGAAATAGCGGTTTGAACCAGTCAGATCCCAGACCGGTACTAAAAGACCTGGATACTTTGCCGTTTCCTGCCTGGGAAAAGATTGACTTAGATCGATATCGAAAAACCTGGATAAAAAATCATGGCTACTTCTCCATGAACATGGTTACGACACGTGGTTGTCCGTATCATTGTAACTGGTGTGCGAAACCCATTTGGGGCCAGCGATACAATTCCCGATCGCCGCTAAATGTTGTCGAAGAATTGGCCTGGCTAAAAGAAAACTATCATCCGGATCATATTGGGTTTGCTGACGACATTCTGGGACTGAAACCCGGTTGGATCGAGGAGTTTGCCGACCTGGTAGAATCGCATAAAGTTCATACACCTTTTAAAAGTTTAAACCGGGCAGATTTACTACTGAGATCAGATACCATACCATCGCTGAAAAGAGCGGGGTGCCAAACCTGCTGGATCGGGGCTGAGTCCGGCTCGCAAAAAATTCTCGATGCGATGGAAAAGGGAACCACAACAGAGCAGATTCATGAAGCTGCAAAACAGCTTCATGAAATTGGGATTAAAGTTGGATTTTTTCTGCAATTCGGCTATCCCGGTGAAACCTGGCAGGATATCGAGAAAACCATGCAGATGGTGCGAGACTGTAAACCCGACGACATAGGCATCTCGGTGAGTTATCCATTACCAGGAACGAAATTTTATGACCTGGTAAAAGACCAGTTGGGAACCAAACAGAATTGGCAAGATAGCGACGATTTAGCCATGCTTTACCAGGGTCCCTATTCGACTGCTTTCTACCGGAAGCTGCATACTGTCATCCATAAAAATTTCCGCAGACAATTGGCCAGGGAGAATCTGAAAGCTGCATACCATTCTCCGCAAAAATTGAATATGAACTACTTTCGTAAAATTGGCAGAATCGCTTTCAATTCATTAACGCTGCCATTTGATGAATTTGGACTTCAGAGGCTGAAAAAACAATCTGGAATTAGTTGAAATAAATCCTACTGAAATGCATAAAATATACTAAACCATGGTAGAATTAACAAAACAACTAGTTAAAGTGGAAGAAGCCTTTTCACGGCAATCTAACCATTATGATGAGGTTGAAAAAGACAACCTGGTTTTGCAGTGGATGCGTGAGCAAGTTCGAAATCATGCACTATCTTATGTTCAGACTGGTCAACATATTCTTGAGCTGAATGCCGGAACCGGATTAGATGCGGTATTTTTTGCGAATAATGGCTGCCGTGTTCATGCCATTGATATTTCCGAAGGCATGCTTAACCAGTTGCGTAAAAAAGTTGATTTGCTGAAATTGCACCATAGAATAACTGTTCAAAAATGCTCGCTTACCGAGCTGGAAAATATCAACCATAGTCAGTTTGATTTTATATTTTCAAATTTTGGCGGATTAAACTGTGTGCCGGATTTGACTTTAGTTACAAAATCCATTTTGCGCTTACTAAAGCCAGGTGGATTTGTAACTATTGTAATAATGCCAAAATTTTGTCCCTGGGAATTAGCGCTGATTTTTCGTGGAAAATTTAAAACCGCTTTCCGCCGGCTTCGCCAAAATGGTGCGTTAGCGCAAATTGAAGGCGTACAATTTATGGCCTATTACTTTAGCCCTCGACAAGTTATTAGAGCATTTGGACAAGAATTCAAAATAATCAATTTGCAGGGCTTGGCATCTATTAGCCCACCTCCTTACATGGAAAAATTCCCTAAACGATATCCCCGGCTATACCGCACTTTAACCGCATTTGATCAATTATTTAGTCGAATTACACCATTTAACAAATGGGCTGATCACTTCATCTTAACGATGCAATACAATCCGAATTGAAAAGAAATAGTTCTTACTAAAAAGATGGGCCATAAATGAAGTTGCTGTTAAAAAATTTACATATCTACTCTGATGGTAAAGATTTTTTTGCCGATCTCCGTATAGAGAAGAAAATCCTTACTCGCTGCCAGGGAATTGCACAACGCAGGCGAGAATTGGTATTGGATCTTTCCGGATATATGGCGCTTTCTGGTCTGATAAACTCTCATGATCATCTCGAATTAAATCTCTTCCCACGATTAGGTAATCCACCTTACAATAATTTCTATCAGTGGGCACAAGCAATTTATCATCCTGCATCAACACCCGTCAAGGAAATATTGAATCTTTCACTTGTCGATAAACTGTGGTGGGGAGCTTACAAGAATTTGGTGTCTGGGGTCACAACCGTTGTTCATCATAATCCATATTATAGTAAAATTTTCAACAATAAATTTCCGATACGCGTGCTTAGAAAATATGGCTGGTCTCATTCAATAGGGCACGGATCTGAACTCAAAAAGTCTTTCAAAAAAAGCCATGGAAAACCGTTCATTATTCACGCTGGTGAAGGAATCGATGCTCAATCTACTTCTGAAATTAATCAATTAATAAAAATAGGACTTATTAGAGAAAACACTGTTCTTGTGCATGGAACAGCACTAAAACCAAAACAAATTGATAACCTTTCAAAGGCGAAAGCAAGCCTGGTTTGGTGCCCGGCATCGAATATTTATCTTTTTGGCCAAACGGTAGATGTCTCCATATTAAGAGGACAAATTCGTGTGGCTTTGGGAACTGACTCCACGATGAGTGGTTCGGCAACATTATTAGATGAACTTCAATTTGCGCAAACCACTGGTCTTGCAGCGAAGAAAGAACTATTAAAAATGGTTACGTCTATCCCTGCTTCCATTTTCAAAATGACAAATGGATCAGGGTTTTTGGAGGAAGGTTCACCGGCAGATTTAATCCTAGTGAAAGATACTGGAAAGCCACCGGAACAAATATTGCTCAACTTAAAACCAGGAGATATTGAACTGGTCATGGTAAACGGACTGCCGCGACTTGCAAGTGAATCACTTGCCGGTTTACTGGATTTAGGCAACTGTAATGCGCGGATAGGTGGAATTTCTAAATGGATTTATGGCGACGTGGAATCTTTAAGAAACCGTATTCAGGAGCAGGTTGGAGAAGAAATTCTATCCGGAAATCCACTATGGAATTTATTTCAGGAAAGTGAAAGTCAGGTGATAACAACCGAAGAATATTTGGTTCATACCAATTAAATAGGGATCATCATAATAATGCGCACTTATTAGTATAAGTATAAAATTGTCATCCTGAGCGTAGCGAAGGATCTCTGAAATGTCATAAACCCAATAAAATCAAGAGATTCTTCACTTCGTTCAGAATGACATTTCGCTAGATATGAATTGATATTAAGATATGGCGAAACATCTTGAATTCTTAAGCAAAAAATAAAATCCAATGAATGATGCCCTAAGTAAAGTCCAATCCACTTATTTGACATCAGCTTCTGCTGTGACTTATCTTTCAAAGCCGCAAAGATTTAAGAAATTTGAAGAACTTTATCTTTCTGTCAGGGAAAGCGAGGAACGATTATATCCTGATGAAATAGTAAAGCGGTTGCCATTTATTAATCCTCGCCATTCATTAAATGGTGAATGGAAAATACGAGCAACTAGCGCAAAGAATTTCATTGGTTATTTGAAACAGAAATCGAAGTCTTTGACAATTCTGGATTTGGGTTGCGGAAATGGCTGGTTTGCATATTTCTTATCCAATGAACTGGATTGCCATGTTACTGCATTGGATATTAATGAAAAAGAACTGATACAAGGAATACGGGTTTTTGGCAATACTGCAAAAATCTCGTTTGTTTACGGAAATATCTTTGAAGATATTTTGCCAAAATCTAAATTCGATGTTATTTTACTTGCAAGTTCAGTCCAATATTTTTCGGATTTAAATCAACTTTTAAATCAACTAAAATACTTACTACCTGTTGACGGTGAAATTCACATTATAGATAGTCCTTTTTACAGCAGAGATAACATCATTTCAGCCAGGAGCCGAACCCGGGACTACTATAATTCTCTTGGCTTTCCTGAAATGAGTGACCATTATCACCACCACACTTTCGATTCATTTCAGGGTTTCACGGTAGAATATTTACAGCTAACTGGCAGCCTGTTTCAACAAATTCGCAAAAGGATATCAGCAAGGTTTCGACCGCCATTCCCCTGGATAAAGTTGACAGTAAATTCTTAATAGATTTGGAATATGAAATTTTCATGACGTTAAAATGAAACAGCCGAATCAAACATTTAATCAACCAATGCGCCTGCGAATTGCTGTAATTATCCCGGGTTTTCCTGCAAGGAACAATGATTGGTTTTTGCCTTCAATATCCAAGTTGCAGGTAGAACTAAAAAAATATGTAGATATTACGGTTTTCGCTTTGAGCCATCCACGCAGCAATGAATCGTATGAATGGCAAGGCCTTCCCGTTCAAAGCTTTGGCGCCTGGCGCAGAGGCTCGTGGTTGCCGGTTAGTTTGGTCAGTTTAGTAAAACAGCATGCCAAAACCAAATTCGATTTGATTCATGCATATTGGGCAACTGAACCGGGGTTAGTTGGTACTTTAGCCAAACGAATACTTGGCATACCTCTGCTTATTACCGGCCTGGGAAGTGAGTTTGTAAGTTTACCGGAAATTAATTATGGCGCTCAACTAAAGTGGCGCTGGCGGCGTCTTCTGCCTTTCGTACTGCGCAATGCAGATGGCATCATATATGGAAGCAAAGCACAAATGGAAATGTCGAAAAAAGTCAACGGTTTTGCTTCAGGGTCGAAAATACTACTGCCTATCGGTGCGGAAATTAAGTCGAATCACATTAAAGATAAAAAATCCCATAATATTCGGTTATTAACAGTTAGCAGTTTAATAGCAGTTAAAAATATCGGTATAATCCTGCAAGCCATGGTAAAGTTACCAAAAACTGTTACACTCAAAATTATTGGAGATGGCCCTCTTCGTAACGACCTCGAGGAATTATCAAGAAATTTGGGTTTAAATGAACGGGTAGATTTCATGGGTTGGGTTCATCATGAAGAAATGTATAAGTATTACCATTCATCGGATATCCTCGTTCATGCGTCTGTGCATGAAGGAGAATGTTTTGCAATCCAGGAAGCGTTGGCAGCCGGCTTGCCTGTTGTAAGCAGCAACGTAGGCATTGCCAGGGATGTTGTAATTCCAGGTACGAATGGTTTTTTATTCGATCCTAAAAAGCCTGGTGAGTTAACAGGGGCAATAAACAAATTTGTGTTCCATCCGGAGCTTTGTCAAAGTTTTGCTACCGCAAGCCTGGCAATCGCTCAAGAGAAATTGAATCGATTAAAACAAGTGCCAAAGTTGATTAATCTATACACTAAAATGGTAGGTAAAAAAGCATGATCATTCTTTTCAACCCGAAAGTTTGCGGACCCGGCGCTCGACGTTTCCCGCTATCGGTAATGCATATTGGTGCGATCCTGAAAGATGATGAATATGTTATCGTTGATGGAAATATCGATCCATCTCCCGTTAAAACAATCTCTAATCTATTGACTTCGAGAGACGATGTGGAGCTCATTGCCGCCACGGTGATGCCGGGACCCCAAATTGGAAATGCTGTACCGCAATGTAAGGAGTTGAAAAAACGTTTCCCCACTATTCCCATGATGTGGGGAGGTTACTTTCCCTCCATGCATACTGATGTGACTCTACAGTCAGGTTTTGTAGACTTTGTCGTGCGTGGACAAGGTGAGCAAACACTGGTAGAGTTTTTAAATATTTCTAGGAATGGCGGTCAATTTGAATCGATCAAGGGTCTCTCGTTCAAAAATGGCCGGGAAATAATTCATAATCCATCAAGACCCATGGTCAGCCCCAATGAATTTCCATGCCGGTTGCCCTATCACAAAATAAAGCCGGACTATTATTTGTACGGTTCATTCTTAGGTAAACGAACTGCTGTACATCATACAAGTATGGGTTGTCCTTTCAGTTGCAATTTTTGTGGAGTTATTTCGGTTTATGGCAGCCGTGAAAAAATAGCATCACCAGCTCGAACCGAGCAAGCGCTCACCTATCTAAAAACTAAATTTCATATCGATTCGATCTTGTTTTTCGATAATAATTTTTTCCTTGCCGAGGATCACGCGATTGAATTGTTTGATCGAATGATGCCATTAGGAATCAAATGGTGGTGTGAAGCCCGCATAGACATTCTGTTACGTTTCAGCGATTCAACCTGGAGAAAAATGCGTGATGCCGGCTGCAAAATGATCTTCTTTGGCGCCGAGTCTGGCTCTAACGAGTCACTACGCGATATGAAGAAAAACCAAACCCGGGAACAAATTGTAGAAATGGCCCAACGTGCTAAACGATTTGATATTATTCCGGAGTTTAGTTTTCTATTCGGTAACCCAAGAGATCCGCTAGGCGATGCGTTGCAAACCATCGATTTGATTTACCAGCTCAAGCAAATCGACCCCAGGTGTGAAATAATTATTTATCATTATACCCCAACACCACAACAGCGGGGCTCGTACGGTGATATCGATGCCCAAAACCCATATCCAAATAAATTGGAAGACTGGGCAACCCGGGAATGGATTAATTTTGCATCCCATCACAATCCTCAAGTGCAATGGCTTAAAGGAGA is part of the candidate division KSB1 bacterium genome and harbors:
- a CDS encoding amidohydrolase family protein — encoded protein: MKLLLKNLHIYSDGKDFFADLRIEKKILTRCQGIAQRRRELVLDLSGYMALSGLINSHDHLELNLFPRLGNPPYNNFYQWAQAIYHPASTPVKEILNLSLVDKLWWGAYKNLVSGVTTVVHHNPYYSKIFNNKFPIRVLRKYGWSHSIGHGSELKKSFKKSHGKPFIIHAGEGIDAQSTSEINQLIKIGLIRENTVLVHGTALKPKQIDNLSKAKASLVWCPASNIYLFGQTVDVSILRGQIRVALGTDSTMSGSATLLDELQFAQTTGLAAKKELLKMVTSIPASIFKMTNGSGFLEEGSPADLILVKDTGKPPEQILLNLKPGDIELVMVNGLPRLASESLAGLLDLGNCNARIGGISKWIYGDVESLRNRIQEQVGEEILSGNPLWNLFQESESQVITTEEYLVHTN
- a CDS encoding class I SAM-dependent methyltransferase, yielding MNDALSKVQSTYLTSASAVTYLSKPQRFKKFEELYLSVRESEERLYPDEIVKRLPFINPRHSLNGEWKIRATSAKNFIGYLKQKSKSLTILDLGCGNGWFAYFLSNELDCHVTALDINEKELIQGIRVFGNTAKISFVYGNIFEDILPKSKFDVILLASSVQYFSDLNQLLNQLKYLLPVDGEIHIIDSPFYSRDNIISARSRTRDYYNSLGFPEMSDHYHHHTFDSFQGFTVEYLQLTGSLFQQIRKRISARFRPPFPWIKLTVNS
- a CDS encoding glycosyltransferase — its product is MKQPNQTFNQPMRLRIAVIIPGFPARNNDWFLPSISKLQVELKKYVDITVFALSHPRSNESYEWQGLPVQSFGAWRRGSWLPVSLVSLVKQHAKTKFDLIHAYWATEPGLVGTLAKRILGIPLLITGLGSEFVSLPEINYGAQLKWRWRRLLPFVLRNADGIIYGSKAQMEMSKKVNGFASGSKILLPIGAEIKSNHIKDKKSHNIRLLTVSSLIAVKNIGIILQAMVKLPKTVTLKIIGDGPLRNDLEELSRNLGLNERVDFMGWVHHEEMYKYYHSSDILVHASVHEGECFAIQEALAAGLPVVSSNVGIARDVVIPGTNGFLFDPKKPGELTGAINKFVFHPELCQSFATASLAIAQEKLNRLKQVPKLINLYTKMVGKKA
- a CDS encoding B12-binding domain-containing radical SAM protein yields the protein MIILFNPKVCGPGARRFPLSVMHIGAILKDDEYVIVDGNIDPSPVKTISNLLTSRDDVELIAATVMPGPQIGNAVPQCKELKKRFPTIPMMWGGYFPSMHTDVTLQSGFVDFVVRGQGEQTLVEFLNISRNGGQFESIKGLSFKNGREIIHNPSRPMVSPNEFPCRLPYHKIKPDYYLYGSFLGKRTAVHHTSMGCPFSCNFCGVISVYGSREKIASPARTEQALTYLKTKFHIDSILFFDNNFFLAEDHAIELFDRMMPLGIKWWCEARIDILLRFSDSTWRKMRDAGCKMIFFGAESGSNESLRDMKKNQTREQIVEMAQRAKRFDIIPEFSFLFGNPRDPLGDALQTIDLIYQLKQIDPRCEIIIYHYTPTPQQRGSYGDIDAQNPYPNKLEDWATREWINFASHHNPQVQWLKGDLLAWLKNFETVMQCRWPTIQDFRLTTFTRKLLATLAGWRYRSRYYHLPIELKIAKRAISLRNPRVESS